One Cardinium endosymbiont cEper1 of Encarsia pergandiella genomic region harbors:
- a CDS encoding Npt1/Npt2 family nucleotide transporter produces the protein MIQPISLLWLKKWLQVIFPIRKGEKQKIFLLLFLKFLISFVYCILVALKDTVLVTADASAAEVIPIIKGFIIFPISIGVVLLYTKLNNCLKQSTLFYGTILFFLALILLYGFLLYPHANKVSPYAMADWFSRYTGGKYLHWITAFRHWIHVLFFVVAELWGQVALMLLYWSFVNHVCKIQDAKRFYAILIAAGDVALIISGPLVLAYTKKYSHSDFVYTVQALVKYVACSCVAILLTYWFTNRMVKPGLINVSRNAPAQKLHLSLWKSLKHVASSPYLGNIAIMVVACGLSINIVEGTWKSYLKEAFPRAVDYQTFISKLNFWTGIIALLLSLFFSGGILRKFGWRKTARIVPVMIGIMGSLFFLMSYTKNHAPFLTNWIGSKLVLYIVIFGGVHNIMAKSIKYAFFDKTTQMAYIPLDPEAKIKGKAAVDLLGSRLGKAGSSCIQIGLLELLHTSSMQPLSGILFFFC, from the coding sequence ATGATACAACCCATTTCTTTACTGTGGTTAAAAAAATGGTTACAAGTTATTTTCCCTATTAGAAAGGGGGAAAAGCAAAAAATTTTTCTCCTTCTTTTTTTAAAATTTCTTATTTCTTTTGTCTACTGCATTTTAGTTGCACTTAAAGATACCGTTTTGGTGACCGCTGATGCTTCTGCTGCTGAGGTAATTCCTATTATAAAAGGATTTATTATTTTTCCTATTTCTATAGGGGTCGTTCTATTGTACACAAAATTAAACAATTGTTTAAAGCAGTCTACCCTCTTTTATGGTACCATCCTTTTTTTCTTAGCCTTGATTCTTTTATATGGTTTTCTGCTATATCCCCATGCAAATAAAGTAAGTCCCTATGCTATGGCAGATTGGTTCAGTAGGTATACAGGTGGTAAATATTTGCATTGGATTACTGCATTCCGCCATTGGATCCACGTATTATTTTTTGTGGTTGCTGAACTTTGGGGACAAGTGGCACTGATGTTACTCTATTGGAGTTTTGTAAACCATGTTTGTAAAATTCAAGATGCGAAACGCTTCTATGCTATTTTAATTGCTGCAGGAGATGTTGCACTGATTATTAGTGGGCCACTGGTTCTAGCGTATACTAAAAAATATAGCCATAGTGATTTTGTATATACGGTACAAGCCTTAGTAAAGTATGTAGCTTGTAGTTGCGTAGCCATTTTATTGACCTACTGGTTTACCAATCGTATGGTAAAACCAGGTCTTATAAATGTAAGCCGTAATGCCCCTGCCCAAAAATTACATTTATCGCTCTGGAAGAGTCTAAAACATGTGGCTTCTTCGCCATATTTAGGAAATATAGCCATTATGGTGGTTGCCTGTGGACTATCCATCAATATTGTAGAAGGGACCTGGAAATCTTATCTGAAAGAAGCCTTTCCAAGGGCGGTAGATTATCAAACTTTTATATCCAAACTAAATTTTTGGACCGGGATCATTGCGCTGCTGCTCTCTCTTTTTTTTAGCGGAGGTATTTTAAGAAAATTTGGGTGGAGAAAAACTGCACGGATTGTACCTGTAATGATTGGGATAATGGGTTCTCTATTTTTTTTAATGAGTTATACTAAAAATCATGCACCTTTCTTAACAAACTGGATCGGATCTAAGCTGGTTTTATATATTGTGATCTTTGGTGGCGTCCATAATATAATGGCAAAATCTATCAAGTATGCGTTTTTTGATAAAACAACCCAAATGGCTTATATTCCACTTGATCCAGAGGCAAAAATTAAAGGGAAAGCAGCTGTAGATCTATTGGGATCTCGCTTAGGAAAAGCAGGTTCTTCTTGTATCCAAATTGGATTGCTTGAACTGCTACATACCAGTAGCATGCAACCGCTTTCAGGTATATTATTTTTTTTTTGCTGA
- the murA gene encoding UDP-N-acetylglucosamine 1-carboxyvinyltransferase translates to MGKFIIHGGRQLSGTIKPQGSKNEALQVICATLLTDQVVTLYNIPNITDVQHLMKLLVLLGVSITPLDDGGYQFCAMDLDKKVMCTTVFRQTYTKVRGSIMLLAPLLIRFKQVAIAKPGGDRIGRRGLHAHFEGFEQLGVAFYYDGAKATWEAKCAALKGADVLMPEASVTGTANLIMAASMAKGKTIIYPAACEPHIQQLCHMLIAMGARITGIGSNVLTIEGVQGLRGTTHTILPDLLEIGSFIGLAAATQSALTITDVPIKFFAPIWYCFKQLGIVIETQEHKLHIPLQPCHAIKTEMDGKLVTLYDAIWPGIPADLISIAVVTAVHAQGHILIHQKMFESRLFFVDHLIEMGARLVLCDPHRIHIVGLGPHHRLQGTHMSSSDIRAGIALLIAALAAEGTSTIENIGQIDRGYECIDQRLNNLGASIERVS, encoded by the coding sequence ATGGGCAAATTTATTATCCATGGAGGGCGCCAATTGTCTGGCACCATTAAACCACAAGGGTCAAAAAATGAAGCACTGCAGGTGATATGTGCCACCTTACTGACCGATCAAGTTGTGACTTTATACAATATTCCCAACATTACAGATGTACAACATCTGATGAAACTACTGGTCCTGCTAGGGGTTAGCATTACCCCATTGGATGATGGAGGGTATCAATTTTGTGCAATGGATCTTGATAAAAAGGTGATGTGTACCACAGTATTCCGACAAACGTACACTAAAGTAAGGGGCTCTATTATGTTACTGGCTCCGCTCTTAATCCGTTTTAAGCAAGTAGCCATAGCAAAGCCTGGAGGAGACCGAATTGGACGCAGAGGCTTACATGCGCATTTTGAAGGATTTGAACAATTAGGGGTTGCTTTTTACTACGATGGTGCCAAAGCAACTTGGGAAGCGAAATGCGCTGCGTTGAAGGGCGCTGATGTACTGATGCCAGAAGCATCGGTAACGGGCACCGCAAATTTGATTATGGCTGCCAGCATGGCCAAAGGCAAAACCATTATTTATCCTGCCGCTTGTGAGCCGCATATACAACAACTTTGCCATATGCTGATAGCCATGGGTGCGCGTATCACAGGTATTGGCTCTAATGTATTAACCATAGAGGGCGTACAAGGACTCAGGGGCACTACCCATACCATTTTGCCCGATCTATTGGAAATTGGAAGTTTTATTGGATTAGCTGCAGCTACCCAATCAGCACTAACGATTACAGATGTGCCTATTAAATTTTTTGCACCCATTTGGTATTGTTTTAAACAGTTGGGTATTGTGATAGAAACACAAGAGCATAAATTGCATATTCCATTGCAACCTTGCCATGCTATTAAAACAGAAATGGATGGGAAGCTAGTAACGCTGTATGATGCAATTTGGCCAGGTATACCTGCTGATTTAATTAGTATTGCGGTTGTAACTGCTGTACATGCACAAGGTCATATTTTAATCCACCAAAAAATGTTTGAAAGCAGGCTCTTTTTTGTAGACCACTTGATTGAAATGGGTGCACGGCTAGTCTTATGCGATCCACATAGGATCCATATAGTAGGCTTAGGCCCTCACCATAGGCTACAGGGTACCCATATGAGTTCAAGTGATATTAGAGCTGGCATCGCTTTATTAATTGCTGCACTAGCTGCAGAAGGCACAAGTACGATTGAAAATATTGGCCAAATTGATCGAGGATATGAATGCATTGACCAACGCCTCAATAACTTAGGTGCATCAATTGAAAGGGTTTCATAG
- a CDS encoding IS6 family transposase (programmed frameshift) produces MFSITCRLLPYFKGFCSSPELILLFVYMKCRFSLSYRDLEEMMRMRGAKIDHSTLQRWVIKFIPLIDKKIRKRKRPVGSSWRMDETYVKLNGKWIYLYRAVDRYGDTVDFFLSAHRDKSAAISFFRKVIKDNNTPAKVVVDKSGSNKAALDTLNTEIDQDHKIQIFQNKYLNNRIEQDHRFITKRIKPMLGFKSFHSANITITGIENIRIIQKGQLIGSKKQVSTFENFAKLMVA; encoded by the exons ATGTTTAGTATTACCTGTAGATTATTGCCCTATTTTAAAGGATTTTGTTCATCACCAGAGTTAATTCTTCTATTTGTGTATATGAAATGTCGTTTTTCATTAAGCTATAGAGACTTGGAAGAGATGATGCGTATGAGAGGCGCAAAGATTGACCATTCTACTTTACAAAGGTGGGTCATTAAGTTCATTCCACTCATAGAT AAGAAGATAAGAAAAAGAAAACGCCCCGTTGGTAGTAGCTGGAGAATGGATGAAACTTACGTCAAACTAAATGGTAAGTGGATTTATTTATATAGAGCAGTAGATCGTTATGGAGATACAGTTGATTTTTTTCTAAGTGCACATAGAGACAAGTCTGCAGCTATTTCTTTTTTTCGTAAGGTTATCAAAGATAATAACACTCCAGCCAAAGTGGTAGTTGACAAAAGCGGTAGTAATAAGGCGGCTCTTGATACGTTAAATACAGAAATAGATCAAGATCACAAGATTCAAATATTTCAAAATAAATACTTGAACAATAGAATCGAACAAGATCATAGGTTTATCACAAAACGGATAAAACCTATGTTGGGATTTAAAAGTTTCCATTCAGCTAACATTACCATTACAGGAATAGAAAATATTAGAATCATTCAAAAAGGACAATTAATCGGATCTAAAAAACAGGTATCTACTTTTGAGAACTTTGCTAAACTTATGGTCGCATAA
- a CDS encoding DUF4290 domain-containing protein, which produces MYDYNTTRSPLILKEYGRNIQKLMEQIAAIKDKSVRTQKAHSIVKLMEVVNPNAESLEKRWGDLFILSDYKLDIDSPNPKPIKRESSQPHYAHMPFVKLIRYKYYGRHMESLLKKITTLLTLKEQQQMLIAAGKLMRRLSSTWNNDYISNERMMQDIKRMIPDGTILDVEIIRTLPDEGVNGQKSRNKYQIKVSTAKK; this is translated from the coding sequence ATGTACGACTATAATACAACTAGATCGCCTTTAATCCTTAAAGAGTATGGTAGAAATATACAAAAGCTTATGGAACAAATCGCAGCGATTAAGGATAAATCGGTTCGCACGCAAAAGGCCCATAGTATTGTAAAGCTGATGGAAGTGGTTAATCCTAATGCAGAATCTCTTGAAAAACGTTGGGGTGATCTTTTTATCCTGTCAGATTACAAGTTAGATATCGATAGCCCCAATCCCAAACCTATTAAACGAGAAAGTAGTCAACCCCATTATGCGCATATGCCCTTTGTTAAGCTAATCAGATACAAATATTATGGGCGACATATGGAATCACTTTTGAAAAAAATTACTACCTTGCTCACGCTTAAAGAACAGCAGCAAATGCTTATAGCAGCTGGAAAGCTTATGCGCCGTCTTAGTAGCACATGGAACAACGATTACATCAGTAATGAAAGAATGATGCAAGATATCAAGCGAATGATACCAGATGGTACAATACTTGATGTAGAAATAATACGGACACTACCAGATGAAGGTGTAAATGGTCAAAAGTCTAGAAACAAGTATCAAATCAAAGTCAGCACTGCTAAAAAGTAG